Proteins found in one Deinococcus carri genomic segment:
- a CDS encoding HNH endonuclease, translating to MAEIKLHGKRGEGKVALCDDADYALLSRHRWHLDKRGYARTYRPLEYGRSTTVAMHQLLADEKGGHYRDHLNGDRLNNRRANLRPCTQRENSYNRCVHRNSKTRVKGVSRYRGKYRAVIHKDGEQVYLGLFPTLDLAAAAYNGAAIALFGAFARLNPIPVPAEGVPNAAD from the coding sequence TCTGCGACGACGCGGACTATGCCCTCCTCTCGCGGCACCGCTGGCACCTGGACAAGCGCGGCTACGCGCGCACCTACCGTCCCCTGGAATACGGCCGGAGTACGACCGTCGCCATGCACCAGCTCCTCGCCGACGAGAAGGGGGGCCACTACCGGGACCACCTCAACGGTGACCGGCTGAACAACCGGCGGGCCAACCTGCGCCCTTGCACGCAGCGCGAGAACTCCTACAACCGCTGCGTCCACCGCAACAGCAAGACGCGCGTGAAGGGTGTCAGCCGCTACCGGGGGAAGTACCGCGCCGTCATTCACAAGGATGGCGAGCAGGTGTACCTGGGGCTGTTCCCGACGCTGGACCTCGCGGCAGCGGCCTACAACGGCGCGGCCATCGCGCTGTTCGGGGCGTTCGCACGGCTGAATCCCATCCCAGTTCCCGCAGAGGGGGTGCCCAATGCCGCGGACTGA